From Vicia villosa cultivar HV-30 ecotype Madison, WI unplaced genomic scaffold, Vvil1.0 ctg.001540F_1_1, whole genome shotgun sequence, one genomic window encodes:
- the LOC131635746 gene encoding uncharacterized protein LOC131635746 isoform X1, whose product MTQSMSHKPSIDSCVLHLRNWKPFHLPQITDTSLNNNKRPCLSDRTTASVSLDLSKLTLADEDNRPINRTGSYRLVARKRRRRGSRSVSGRSSDRSATRRCCSVGASAAYGTCSDFPVAMGTDSSGELFGNGDANWASDVSEAKNSRDCGSGEKEKENVGVGFGVNGCSDANGNESGYGSEPGYRGDAEFGYGDEFDEEEDDHRVLFWGGAYLCLLGFTGIPDLTFASCLDKQLLSYLCFCINHLYNKIKVFS is encoded by the exons ATGACTCAATCCATGTCTCACAAACCCTCCATTGACTCATGCGTCTTACACCTCCGTAACTGGAAACCCTTCCACCTCCCCCAAATAACCGACACCTCCCTCAACAACAACAAACGCCCTTGTCTCTCCGATCGAACCACCGCCTCCGTTTCCCTCGACCTCTCCAAGCTAACCCTCGCCGATGAAGACAACAGACCAATCAACAGAACCGGCAGCTACCGTCTCGTCGCCCGCAAGAGACGCCGTCGTGGCTCCAGATCTGTTTCCGGCCGGAGTAGCGATCGGAGTGCTACGAGACGATGCTGTTCCGTTGGGGCTTCTGCTGCTTATGGGACTTGCTCTGATTTTCCGGTGGCTATGGGGACTGATTCGAGTGGGGAGCTTTTTGGGAATGGGGATGCGAATTGGGCTTCTGATGTGAGTGAAGCTAAGAATTCGAGGGATTGTGGGAGTGGAGAGAAGGAGAAGGAGAATGTGGGTGTTGGGTTTGGGGTCAATGGGTGTTCTGATGCGAATGGGAATGAATCTGGGTATGGGAGTGAACCGGGTTATCGCGGGGATGCTGAATTTGGGTATGGGGATGAGtttgatgaggaagaagatgatcataGAGTCTTGTTTTGGGGAGGAG CATATCTTTGTCTACTAGGGTTTACTGGTATCCCTGATTTAACATTTGCTTCATGCTTGGATAAACAACTCTTATCATATTTGTGCTTCTGTATAAATCATTTATATAACAAGATCAAAGTGTTTTCATAA
- the LOC131635746 gene encoding uncharacterized protein LOC131635746 isoform X2 — translation MTQSMSHKPSIDSCVLHLRNWKPFHLPQITDTSLNNNKRPCLSDRTTASVSLDLSKLTLADEDNRPINRTGSYRLVARKRRRRGSRSVSGRSSDRSATRRCCSVGASAAYGTCSDFPVAMGTDSSGELFGNGDANWASDVSEAKNSRDCGSGEKEKENVGVGFGVNGCSDANGNESGYGSEPGYRGDAEFGYGDEFDEEEDDHRVLFWGGGADSKMEMVGENTLLDQKSHHRCRRRKNDCRMIDALR, via the exons ATGACTCAATCCATGTCTCACAAACCCTCCATTGACTCATGCGTCTTACACCTCCGTAACTGGAAACCCTTCCACCTCCCCCAAATAACCGACACCTCCCTCAACAACAACAAACGCCCTTGTCTCTCCGATCGAACCACCGCCTCCGTTTCCCTCGACCTCTCCAAGCTAACCCTCGCCGATGAAGACAACAGACCAATCAACAGAACCGGCAGCTACCGTCTCGTCGCCCGCAAGAGACGCCGTCGTGGCTCCAGATCTGTTTCCGGCCGGAGTAGCGATCGGAGTGCTACGAGACGATGCTGTTCCGTTGGGGCTTCTGCTGCTTATGGGACTTGCTCTGATTTTCCGGTGGCTATGGGGACTGATTCGAGTGGGGAGCTTTTTGGGAATGGGGATGCGAATTGGGCTTCTGATGTGAGTGAAGCTAAGAATTCGAGGGATTGTGGGAGTGGAGAGAAGGAGAAGGAGAATGTGGGTGTTGGGTTTGGGGTCAATGGGTGTTCTGATGCGAATGGGAATGAATCTGGGTATGGGAGTGAACCGGGTTATCGCGGGGATGCTGAATTTGGGTATGGGGATGAGtttgatgaggaagaagatgatcataGAGTCTTGTTTTGGGGAGGAG GTGCAGATTCAAAAATGGAGATGGTTGGGGAAAACACCTTGCTAGATCAAAAATCTCATCATAGATGCCGCCGCAGAAAGAATGATTGTAGAATGATTGATGCATTAAGGTGA
- the LOC131635745 gene encoding mitochondrial zinc maintenance protein 1, mitochondrial-like — MRRVEVLSAYRAVLKATRKSFAGDSQMLKGSAAEVRKQFEDNRNVTSEAEIQKLLAEANEASDFITNMIVQAKLNPDAGSYVVKPGKEHAGATFEIPSEEIVRKSG; from the exons ATGCGGAGAGTGGAAGTTCTGAGCGCGTACAGGGCGGTGTTGAAAGCCACTCGAAAATCATTCGCCGGCGACAGTCAAATGCTGAAAGGATCTGCGGCGGAGGTGCGGAAGCAGTTCGAGGACAACAGGAATGTCACCTCCGAAGCGGAGATCCAGAAGCTTCTAGCAGAGGCCAACGAGGCCTCCGATTTCATCACTAACATGATCGTCCAGGCAAAGCTCAATCCTGACGCTGGCAGTTACG TAGTGAAGCCTGGTAAAGAACATGCAGGAGCGACCTTTGAAATTCCTTCAGAAGAAATTGTTCGGAAGTCAGGATAA